CCCCGAGCGGCAAGGTAGACCGCCGGGCGCTTCCCGCGCCCGAGGGCGACGCGTACGGGGCGCGGGAGTACGAGGCTCCGGTGGGCAAGGTGGAACAGCCGCTCGCCGAGATCTGGGCCGAGCTGCTGGGCGTGGAGCGGGTGGGGCGCGGGGACGACTTCTTCGCGCTGGGCGGGCACTCGCTCCTGGCGGTGCAGATGATCTCGCGGGTGCGGCAGGCGATGGACGTGGAGCTTGCCCTCGCGGCCGTGTTCGAGGCGCCCGTGCTTTCCGCCCTCGCCGACCGGATCTTGGACCTGCGGCTCGCCCGGTTCGACCCCGCGACCCTCGCGCGGCTCGCGCAACGCTTCCGCGAGCCCGGCGCGGAGACCGCCCCGGCCCTGGAGGGGGCCGGCTGAGAACGTCCGCCCGGCCAGGCCGGCCCTGTACGCTCCGCCATTCGGGGAGGTTGCGGCGCCGCGGCGCTCGCACCCCCGCAACCCATAGAGCAGTCCCGTGACCATGCAGAATCGTTCGACCGCCGGGGCCCTGGCGCTGACCGAGGCCACCGCCCCGACGCACGCCGCGGTGGAGTACTGGAAGACGACGCTTTCCGATGCGCCCGGCCCGCTGGCGCTGCCGGCCGACCATGCGCGTCCGGCGCGGCGGGATGACGCCGGCGCCAGCCTGGAGGTGGAGATGAACGAGGAGCTGCGGGCGGGGCTCGAAGCACTCTCGAGGCGGCATGGGGCCACCCTGTCCACGACGCTCCTGGCGGGATGGGCGGTGGTGCTGGGCCAGCTTGCGGGGCAGACGGATCTAGTCATCGGCACGCTGGCGGGCTACGGGCGTGGGGAAGGGGACGGGCCGGGTGGCTCCGCCGCCAACCTCGTTGCGATCCGCGCCGACCTTTCCGGCGCGCCGACCGTCGGGGAGCTGCTGCAACGGGTAAAGGAGCGTGTGCTCGGGGCGCAGCACCACCAGGACGTCCCGTTCGAGCAGGTGGTGGAGCTCGTCCAGCCCGCCTGCGGCACGGCGCACATGCCGCTCTTCCAGGTGATGTTCGCCTGGGAAAACGCGCCGGAGGGCCGCCCGGCGCTCCCTGCCGCCGGGGCAACGGCGAAGTTCGACCTGTCGCTGACTCTCTCCGAGTGGGACGGGCGGATCGTGGGCAGCCTCACGTATGCGACGGCGCTCTTCACGCGGGCAACGGTGGAGCGCTGGTTGGGCTACCTGCGGCGGGTGCTGCAAGCGATGGTGGCGGACGAGG
This genomic interval from Longimicrobium sp. contains the following:
- a CDS encoding AMP-binding protein — protein: MQNRSTAGALALTEATAPTHAAVEYWKTTLSDAPGPLALPADHARPARRDDAGASLEVEMNEELRAGLEALSRRHGATLSTTLLAGWAVVLGQLAGQTDLVIGTLAGYGRGEGDGPGGSAANLVAIRADLSGAPTVGELLQRVKERVLGAQHHQDVPFEQVVELVQPACGTAHMPLFQVMFAWENAPEGRPALPAAGATAKFDLSLTLSEWDGRIVGSLTYATALFTRATVERWLGYLRRVLQAMVADEAQVVDRLDLLGEAERALVLEEWNRTEAEYPTDLCIHELFEAQAARTPNAVAVDWNDETLSYAALDHAANRLANHLRRRGVGPETRVGICLERGPEQVIALLAVLKAGGACVPLDPAYPAERLAFMLADSGAPLLLTRLPLRAGLAPDAAEVVCLDAERERIDAESDQAPTAGVLPENLAYVIYTSGSTGTPKGVMVPHRGVPNLAYAQAR
- a CDS encoding phosphopantetheine-binding protein; the encoded protein is PSGKVDRRALPAPEGDAYGAREYEAPVGKVEQPLAEIWAELLGVERVGRGDDFFALGGHSLLAVQMISRVRQAMDVELALAAVFEAPVLSALADRILDLRLARFDPATLARLAQRFREPGAETAPALEGAG